ACGGCCGAGCACGCGCAGCGACCCCTGCACACCGCGCTGGACCCCTACGACCGCACGCATGAGCGTGGTCTTGCCGCAGCCGCTCGGGCCCAGCAGGCCGAGCACCGCGCCCCGCGGCACGTCGAGGTCGACGTCGGCGAGCGCGTCGGTCCGCCCGCGCCGCACATGCACACCGCGCCCGACCACCGCGTCATTCATCATGTGATGAATGTGCTCCCCGGCCGGCGGACCGGTCAAGACCCTCAGGACGGCGGCGTGCCCGGCAGCGGGGGCAGCGGCCCGAACAGGTAGCGAGCCACCGTGGGGGCGACCTCGGCGACCACGGTCTCGTCGTCGGCCGAGGCCAGCGGCTCCACCCGGACCACGTAGCGGACCATGCCGAGGCCGACGACCTGGGAGGCCACGAGCGCGGCCCGCCGCTCCGGCTCGTCCACCTCGAGCCGCCGCACCAGGGGCAGCAGGAGGCGGCGCAGCACCAGCTCGCGCAGCAGGTCCCGCGCCACCTCCGAGCGCGCGACCGAGGCGACGACCGCACGCAGCGCGCCCCGCCCGTCCAGCCGGCCCCACACCAGCAGCACGGTCCGCACCAGGGTCTCCGCGGCGTCCTCGCGCGTCACCCCGGACAGGGAGCGGGCGGCCAGGGGCAGGTACTGCGCCGTGACGACGCTCTCGGTGAACAGCTCCTCCTTGGAGGAGAAGTAGTGGTGCACGAGCGCCGGGTCGACGCCCGCCCGCCGGGCCACGCCGCGCATGGAGGTCCCGTCCAGGCCGTGCTCGGCGAACTCCGCCGAGGCCGCGGCGAGCAGCTCGCCGCGGGTGTCGGCACCGGCTGCCCGGCGGCCACGGGGGCGGGGCGGGGGCGGCCCCTCCCCGTCGGCCTGCCCCCGTCGGACCACGCCCGCCTCAGGCGTCGATGACGACCGGGATGACCATGGGGCTGCGGCGGTGCTTGCGGTGCGCCCAGGTCCCGACGGCCCGGGCGATGAGCGCCTCGAGCTGCTGGGAGTCCCCGACGCCCTCGGCGGCGGCCTTGGACAGCGCCTTCTCCACCGCGGCGACCGCGCCGTCGAACGTGGTCGCGTCCTGGGCGAAGCCGCGGGCGATGAAGTCGGGCGTCTCGGTGAGGGCGCCGGAGTCGGCGTCGACGAGGGCGACGACGGTGATGACGCCCTCC
The Aquipuribacter hungaricus DNA segment above includes these coding regions:
- a CDS encoding TetR family transcriptional regulator, which gives rise to MVRRGQADGEGPPPPRPRGRRAAGADTRGELLAAASAEFAEHGLDGTSMRGVARRAGVDPALVHHYFSSKEELFTESVVTAQYLPLAARSLSGVTREDAAETLVRTVLLVWGRLDGRGALRAVVASVARSEVARDLLRELVLRRLLLPLVRRLEVDEPERRAALVASQVVGLGMVRYVVRVEPLASADDETVVAEVAPTVARYLFGPLPPLPGTPPS